A single genomic interval of Noviherbaspirillum saxi harbors:
- a CDS encoding 4-hydroxythreonine-4-phosphate dehydrogenase PdxA, with product MNQTITQKPVVAVTLGDPGGIGPELIARLLARSGTMQTANVVLVGDPWLWAHGQEQAGMTVATQEVGSFAEVRERSDTHMPAFLAMHTVDPAEVQIAVAAAPGGRSVLQVLNRCMDAARAGEIDAICFAPLNKHAMKQGGLRHEDELHHFAEYLGVDSYFCEFNTLEGIWTSRISSHVPLKDVPKYIERKRVVDAAALLYSSLQASGVAQPRVAVAGLNPHNGEGGTCGREEIDVIAPAVAELQAQGFSVTGPFPADTIFLQARDGQVDGIVTMYHDQGQIALKLMGFSRGVTVQGGLPVPITTPAHGTAYDIAGKGKADVNATANAFAIAARMGAAYRTRHLFYSSKETK from the coding sequence ATGAATCAAACTATCACTCAAAAACCGGTCGTCGCCGTGACGCTGGGCGACCCAGGCGGTATCGGTCCGGAACTGATTGCACGTCTGCTCGCGCGTTCAGGCACCATGCAGACTGCGAATGTGGTGCTCGTCGGCGATCCATGGCTGTGGGCGCATGGGCAGGAGCAGGCCGGTATGACCGTGGCGACACAGGAAGTTGGGAGCTTCGCGGAAGTGCGTGAGCGCAGCGACACGCACATGCCGGCTTTCCTCGCGATGCACACTGTCGACCCCGCCGAGGTACAGATTGCTGTCGCCGCAGCGCCCGGAGGACGGTCGGTTCTGCAAGTATTGAACCGTTGCATGGATGCTGCCCGTGCCGGAGAAATCGACGCTATCTGCTTTGCGCCGCTGAACAAGCATGCGATGAAGCAGGGCGGCTTGCGGCACGAGGACGAGCTGCACCATTTTGCCGAATATCTCGGCGTCGATAGCTACTTCTGTGAATTCAATACGCTCGAGGGTATCTGGACCTCGCGTATCTCATCGCATGTGCCATTGAAAGACGTGCCGAAGTACATCGAACGAAAACGTGTGGTAGATGCTGCTGCACTGTTGTACTCCTCACTGCAAGCCAGCGGTGTTGCACAGCCCCGCGTAGCTGTCGCAGGTTTGAATCCGCACAATGGCGAGGGCGGTACCTGCGGGCGTGAGGAAATCGATGTCATCGCGCCGGCAGTGGCTGAACTGCAAGCGCAGGGATTTAGCGTCACCGGGCCATTCCCCGCAGACACGATCTTTCTGCAGGCGCGTGATGGCCAGGTCGATGGAATCGTAACGATGTATCACGATCAAGGCCAGATTGCCTTGAAGCTGATGGGATTTTCGCGCGGGGTGACAGTGCAGGGAGGTTTGCCGGTCCCCATTACGACCCCGGCGCACGGCACTGCTTATGACATCGCCGGAAAAGGCAAGGCGGACGTCAATGCCACTGCCAACGCCTTTGCGATCGCGGCCCGGATGGGCGCAGCCTATCGAACCAGACATTTATTTTATTCATCGAAGGAAACCAAATAA
- a CDS encoding L-rhamnonate dehydratase: MKIKAIRARVFEWKGPTVPPQGNFCSNAMDLVYDNQANRHECGNDTMNTFRFHGWTVVEVETDNGLVGLGNVALAPRIAKAIIDQYLAPLVLGQDPWDYEYINQRMYRATQAWGRKGVGMAAISAVDIAIWDILGKATNLPVFKLLGGRTKEKIPCYYSKLYRTDLKAMQEEAEKFMKQGFRAFKMRFGYGPAHGQQGVVENLKSVEAVREVIGYDNDLMLECYMGWNLEYAKRILPKLEKYQPRWLEEPVIADDIDGYAELNRLTSIPISGGEHEFSLLGFKQLLDKRAVSVVQYDTNRVGGITMAHKINALCEAYSVPVIPHAGQMHNYHLTMSSLNCPMSEYFPVHDVEVGNELFYYIFKGEPDAVNGFLQLDDKTPGLGLSLRTDHLHNFEITE; the protein is encoded by the coding sequence ATGAAAATCAAAGCAATTCGTGCCCGCGTATTTGAATGGAAGGGCCCCACCGTACCGCCACAAGGCAACTTCTGTTCCAACGCCATGGACCTGGTCTACGACAACCAAGCCAACCGGCACGAGTGTGGCAACGACACGATGAACACGTTCCGTTTCCATGGATGGACGGTGGTGGAAGTGGAAACAGATAACGGCCTCGTTGGCCTGGGCAACGTGGCACTTGCGCCACGTATCGCCAAGGCCATCATCGATCAGTACCTGGCGCCACTGGTGTTGGGCCAGGATCCATGGGATTACGAGTACATCAATCAGCGCATGTACCGGGCTACCCAGGCATGGGGCCGCAAGGGTGTGGGCATGGCGGCAATCTCGGCAGTCGACATTGCGATCTGGGATATCCTCGGCAAGGCCACGAACCTGCCGGTATTCAAGCTCCTGGGCGGACGAACCAAGGAAAAGATCCCTTGCTATTACAGCAAACTGTACCGCACGGATCTGAAGGCCATGCAGGAAGAGGCCGAGAAGTTCATGAAGCAGGGATTCCGTGCGTTCAAGATGCGCTTCGGCTATGGACCCGCCCATGGCCAGCAAGGCGTCGTGGAAAATCTGAAATCGGTAGAAGCGGTGCGCGAAGTCATTGGTTACGACAACGACCTGATGCTCGAATGCTATATGGGCTGGAACCTCGAGTATGCGAAACGCATTCTGCCCAAGCTGGAAAAGTACCAGCCGCGCTGGCTGGAAGAGCCGGTCATCGCCGATGACATCGACGGTTACGCGGAACTGAACCGCCTGACGAGCATCCCCATTTCCGGAGGCGAACATGAATTTTCGCTACTGGGCTTCAAGCAGCTGCTCGACAAGCGTGCGGTTTCTGTCGTGCAGTACGACACGAACCGCGTCGGCGGCATCACCATGGCGCACAAGATCAATGCACTGTGTGAAGCCTATTCGGTGCCGGTGATTCCGCATGCTGGCCAGATGCACAACTACCATCTGACGATGAGCAGCTTGAATTGTCCGATGAGCGAATACTTCCCCGTACATGACGTCGAAGTAGGTAACGAACTGTTCTATTACATCTTCAAGGGCGAACCGGATGCAGTCAACGGATTCCTGCAACTCGACGACAAGACACCCGGATTAGGCTTGTCGCTGCGTACCGATCATCTCCACAACTTCGAGATCACCGAATGA
- a CDS encoding dihydrodipicolinate synthase family protein, with protein MSQVNSQSRPRYRGVFPVVPTTFAEDGTLDLASQKRCVDFMIDAGSTGLCILANFSEQFLLADDEREILTQTILEHVAGRVPVIVTTTHFGTSVCAARSRRAQDMGASMVMVMPPYHGATIRVSEPLIYEFFASLSDAISIPIMIQDAPVAGTPLSTAFLARMAMEIENVAYFKIETQGAASKLRELIALGGEAIEGPWDGEEAITLLADLDAGATGAMTGGAYPDGIRTIVDAYLDGRREDAVAAYAKWLPLINYENRQGGILTAKALMKAGGIIASDAPRHPFAPMHPAVRAGLLDAARRLDPLVLRWAK; from the coding sequence ATGAGCCAGGTCAACTCACAATCACGTCCACGCTATCGAGGCGTATTTCCCGTCGTCCCGACTACATTCGCTGAAGATGGCACGCTGGATCTCGCAAGCCAGAAGCGCTGCGTCGACTTTATGATCGACGCCGGGTCCACCGGCTTGTGCATACTCGCGAATTTTTCCGAGCAGTTCCTGCTTGCCGATGATGAACGCGAGATACTGACACAGACCATCCTGGAGCATGTCGCTGGACGCGTACCGGTCATTGTGACCACGACGCACTTTGGCACCTCCGTCTGTGCGGCGCGCAGCCGGCGTGCGCAAGACATGGGCGCCTCCATGGTGATGGTGATGCCGCCGTATCACGGCGCGACCATTCGCGTATCCGAACCATTGATCTATGAGTTTTTCGCCAGCTTGTCTGATGCGATTTCCATTCCGATCATGATTCAGGATGCGCCGGTGGCGGGCACGCCGCTATCCACGGCGTTTCTGGCCCGGATGGCGATGGAGATTGAGAATGTCGCCTATTTCAAGATCGAGACACAGGGCGCCGCCAGCAAGCTGCGCGAGCTGATTGCGTTGGGTGGCGAGGCAATCGAAGGCCCATGGGACGGTGAGGAAGCGATTACCCTTCTTGCGGACTTGGATGCGGGCGCCACCGGAGCGATGACTGGCGGTGCTTATCCTGATGGCATTCGAACGATCGTCGACGCCTATCTTGATGGCCGGCGAGAGGATGCAGTGGCTGCCTATGCCAAATGGCTTCCGCTCATCAACTACGAAAACCGCCAAGGCGGTATTTTGACGGCGAAAGCATTGATGAAGGCCGGCGGCATCATTGCAAGCGATGCGCCTCGTCATCCGTTCGCACCGATGCATCCGGCCGTGCGCGCCGGCTTACTGGATGCCGCGCGGCGGCTTGATCCACTCGTCCTGCGTTGGGCAAAGTGA
- a CDS encoding NAD-dependent succinate-semialdehyde dehydrogenase yields the protein MTYPNTQLFINGQWQDAADGRTLAVHNPATGKEIGHVAHASRTELDQALEAAQKGFDTWRDMTPAERSKIMRRAAGLMRERAEAIGRVLTQEQGKPLAEAKGEALAAADIIEWFAEEGFRVYGRIVPSRNNLAIRQMVLKDPVGPVAAFTPWNFPINQVVRKVGAALAAGCSMLVKAPEETPAGPAALIQAFADAGIPAGVLGLVYGNPAEISSYLIAHPVIRKITFTGSTPVGKQLAALAGQHMKRVTMELGGHAPVIVADDADIALAVKSAGAAKFRNAGQVCIAPTRFLVHESIRNDFEQALVKHAQGLKIGDGLAEGTQMGPLANPRRLTAMAEFTQDAVERGAKVLAGGERIGADGNFWQPTILADVPLDAKVFNDEPFGPMAAIRSFNTLEEAIAESNRLPYGLAGYAFTRSLKNADLLARKVEVGMLWVNMPALPSAEMPFGGIKDSGYGSEGGPEAVEAYLNVRAVAVMNA from the coding sequence ATGACTTATCCGAACACTCAGTTATTTATCAATGGCCAGTGGCAAGACGCCGCCGATGGCCGCACGCTTGCAGTTCATAACCCGGCCACCGGCAAGGAAATCGGACACGTCGCGCACGCCAGCCGGACCGAGCTGGACCAGGCACTGGAAGCCGCCCAGAAAGGTTTCGACACCTGGCGCGACATGACGCCGGCCGAACGCAGCAAGATCATGCGCCGGGCCGCCGGCCTGATGCGCGAGCGCGCCGAGGCCATCGGCCGCGTCCTGACCCAGGAGCAGGGCAAGCCGCTGGCCGAAGCCAAGGGCGAAGCCTTGGCCGCCGCCGACATCATCGAATGGTTCGCCGAAGAAGGCTTTCGCGTGTATGGCCGCATCGTGCCGTCGCGTAACAATCTGGCCATCCGCCAGATGGTATTGAAGGATCCGGTCGGCCCGGTCGCCGCCTTTACCCCCTGGAACTTCCCGATCAACCAGGTGGTGCGGAAAGTCGGCGCGGCGCTGGCAGCCGGCTGCTCGATGCTGGTCAAGGCGCCGGAAGAAACGCCGGCGGGCCCAGCCGCGCTGATCCAAGCCTTCGCCGATGCGGGCATCCCGGCGGGCGTGCTGGGATTGGTCTATGGCAATCCGGCAGAAATTTCCAGCTACCTGATTGCCCATCCCGTCATCCGCAAGATCACGTTCACCGGTTCCACCCCCGTCGGCAAGCAGCTTGCCGCACTGGCCGGCCAGCACATGAAGCGCGTGACGATGGAGCTGGGCGGTCATGCCCCGGTGATCGTTGCCGACGATGCCGACATTGCGCTCGCCGTGAAGTCGGCCGGTGCCGCCAAGTTCCGCAACGCCGGACAGGTTTGCATTGCGCCGACCCGCTTCCTGGTGCATGAAAGCATCCGCAACGACTTCGAACAAGCACTGGTCAAGCATGCGCAAGGGTTGAAGATCGGCGACGGCCTGGCCGAAGGCACCCAGATGGGACCGCTGGCCAATCCGCGCCGCCTGACCGCCATGGCCGAGTTCACCCAGGATGCGGTCGAGCGCGGCGCCAAGGTGCTGGCCGGCGGCGAGCGTATCGGCGCCGACGGCAACTTCTGGCAACCGACCATCCTGGCCGACGTGCCGCTGGACGCCAAGGTCTTCAACGATGAACCGTTCGGCCCGATGGCAGCGATTCGCAGCTTCAACACGCTGGAAGAAGCGATCGCCGAATCCAATCGCCTGCCTTATGGCTTGGCCGGCTATGCCTTCACGCGTTCGCTGAAGAATGCCGATCTGCTGGCGCGTAAAGTCGAGGTCGGCATGCTGTGGGTAAACATGCCCGCACTGCCATCGGCGGAAATGCCCTTCGGCGGCATCAAGGATTCCGGTTACGGTTCCGAGGGCGGACCGGAAGCGGTGGAGGCTTATCTGAATGTGCGCGCTGTGGCGGTGATGAACGCCTGA
- a CDS encoding polysaccharide biosynthesis tyrosine autokinase, with product MNEYYRPRFPYQRSQTRDEKSDNTIELKKYITSLWQQRSLIISIAVVIAALGTAYAFMATPRYEANILVQIDANNPQPRNILTDLTAVADNRNGAATETEVLRSRNVLSRVVDNTMSYITVQPKRFPVIGPWLASHNKNLSVPGLAGYGLFNGYVWGAEQASISLFNLPEGLEGKKFILTAVDPQHYRMQQLDQDIEFTGKFNETVTAPTSQGTIEIRVESVHANPGAQFLVTRISKIEAVEHLQKSLKIMEKGKQTGIISVRLIGTEPKVVSTIVNEVGKEYIRQTVDHRAEEAEKSLIFLNKQLPVLKQELENAEVRYNAIRNANSTIDLNEESKSVVQQTASLQTKIVELRQKRQELQSRFVDGHPAIESVNGQINDINRQLALVNSKVKKMPAVEQDVLRATRDLKVSTDLYTNLLSTAQQLRQVSASQLSSTRLLDTAAIPKVPVGPDRLAVISFAALFGLILGALIATLKQKLKGKVPDPFMLESLLGMPVTATIPHSPRQKALYAQMKSRTKKLSVLPSIAPEDQAVEGLRGFRTVLQSGMVRSRNNIILITGPTAAVGKSFVSANMANVLASIDRKVLLIDADMRNGYLHRYFGLERENGLSELITAQTVADDAIHKNVVENVDFISTGVFPAKPAELLAHKNFGILLQSIVSRYDFIIIDTAPVLAFSDAMVVAKHAGAIYNVVRDGISTVNEIEDAVRRLRQAGGDVTGTIFNDMKGKSAYGYGYA from the coding sequence ATGAATGAATATTATCGTCCAAGATTCCCCTATCAGCGCTCCCAGACGAGAGATGAAAAAAGTGATAATACGATCGAACTGAAGAAATACATAACTAGCTTATGGCAGCAACGGTCGCTAATCATCAGCATTGCAGTAGTTATCGCCGCCCTTGGTACTGCCTATGCATTTATGGCGACACCTAGGTATGAAGCGAATATTCTGGTACAAATCGATGCAAACAATCCACAACCTAGAAATATTCTGACCGACTTAACCGCTGTCGCCGACAACAGGAATGGCGCGGCGACAGAAACGGAGGTTTTGCGCTCACGTAATGTATTGTCGCGCGTGGTAGACAATACGATGTCCTACATTACCGTGCAGCCAAAGCGCTTCCCTGTAATTGGACCATGGCTCGCCAGCCATAATAAAAATCTTTCGGTGCCTGGATTGGCAGGCTATGGACTGTTCAATGGCTATGTATGGGGGGCCGAACAGGCGTCCATTTCCCTTTTTAACTTACCAGAGGGGCTAGAAGGGAAGAAATTTATCCTGACTGCAGTCGACCCGCAGCATTACCGAATGCAGCAGCTTGATCAGGATATCGAATTCACTGGAAAATTTAATGAAACGGTAACCGCACCGACTAGTCAAGGCACTATTGAAATACGGGTTGAAAGTGTTCACGCAAATCCGGGTGCGCAGTTTTTGGTTACGCGTATCTCAAAAATCGAAGCGGTCGAACATTTGCAGAAATCGCTGAAGATCATGGAGAAGGGAAAGCAAACCGGGATTATTAGTGTGCGACTTATTGGAACAGAGCCAAAAGTGGTGAGCACTATTGTTAATGAGGTAGGTAAAGAATATATTCGCCAGACCGTCGACCACCGTGCAGAAGAAGCTGAAAAATCGCTTATTTTTTTGAATAAGCAATTACCTGTTCTGAAGCAAGAATTGGAGAATGCTGAAGTCAGGTATAACGCAATACGCAACGCGAACTCAACTATTGACTTAAATGAAGAGTCTAAGTCAGTGGTACAACAGACGGCATCACTTCAGACAAAAATAGTCGAGCTTCGGCAAAAGAGGCAGGAGTTGCAAAGTCGCTTCGTGGACGGGCATCCGGCGATCGAATCAGTCAATGGGCAAATCAACGATATCAACCGACAGCTGGCCCTAGTCAACAGTAAAGTTAAAAAGATGCCAGCCGTCGAGCAGGATGTGCTACGCGCGACGCGAGACCTCAAGGTCAGTACTGATCTATACACTAACTTGCTCAGCACCGCGCAGCAGTTGCGTCAAGTGAGCGCGAGTCAATTGAGCAGCACACGCTTGCTGGATACTGCGGCTATACCCAAAGTGCCAGTCGGTCCTGACCGTCTAGCAGTTATTTCATTTGCAGCGCTGTTCGGTCTGATACTCGGCGCGCTGATCGCCACACTCAAGCAGAAATTAAAAGGTAAGGTGCCTGATCCTTTTATGTTGGAAAGCTTACTTGGCATGCCGGTCACTGCCACGATTCCGCACAGCCCGCGGCAGAAGGCCCTTTATGCGCAAATGAAAAGCAGGACCAAGAAATTGTCCGTTTTGCCGTCTATTGCGCCAGAAGATCAAGCGGTCGAAGGCTTACGCGGATTTCGTACTGTGCTGCAGTCCGGCATGGTCAGGTCGCGGAACAATATTATTCTGATCACGGGGCCAACCGCAGCGGTCGGGAAATCATTTGTGTCGGCGAATATGGCGAACGTGCTTGCATCGATAGACAGGAAGGTCTTACTGATCGACGCAGACATGCGCAATGGCTACCTGCACCGCTATTTTGGGTTGGAGCGGGAAAATGGATTGTCGGAATTGATTACCGCTCAAACCGTCGCCGACGACGCTATACACAAAAATGTGGTCGAAAACGTCGACTTCATATCGACCGGCGTATTTCCGGCAAAGCCGGCGGAACTACTCGCCCATAAAAATTTCGGAATATTGTTGCAATCCATCGTATCTAGGTATGACTTTATCATCATTGATACCGCACCGGTACTCGCTTTTTCCGACGCCATGGTCGTCGCTAAGCATGCAGGTGCAATCTACAACGTCGTGCGTGATGGCATAAGCACCGTGAATGAAATCGAAGATGCAGTACGGCGGTTAAGGCAAGCGGGCGGTGACGTGACCGGAACCATATTCAACGATATGAAAGGAAAGTCAGCGTACGGCTATGGGTATGCGTAG
- a CDS encoding GNAT family N-acetyltransferase gives MSAKELYRQLTATETSIPIFSRSWWLDATAGSDGWDVALVQYGSEIHAAMPYMVRRRFGMTVLSQPALTQALGPWLRPGDPNTSEARRLAREKELMQKLIDQLPKFDYFSQNWHYHHTNWLPFFWRGFKQTTRYTYVITDLRHPHKLWSAFQGNVRRNCNTATQRYHIVIRDDLPIEDFISLNRMTFQRQGLSVPYSDDYLRRLDAACAERSCRKYYIAIDPEGRHHAGCYIVWDENSAYGLINGSDPTLRHSGALSLCFWHAIQDAAQVTQRFDFEGSVLEPVERFVRCFGATQIPYFNISKAPAWMSFMRDVMHTVRSQ, from the coding sequence ATGAGCGCGAAGGAGTTATACCGGCAGCTGACGGCCACAGAAACATCGATACCAATTTTTTCACGAAGCTGGTGGCTCGATGCGACCGCTGGCAGCGATGGCTGGGATGTTGCGTTAGTCCAATATGGAAGCGAGATTCACGCAGCGATGCCTTATATGGTACGTCGTCGTTTTGGGATGACGGTGCTGAGTCAGCCGGCATTGACACAGGCGCTAGGTCCATGGCTGCGCCCTGGCGATCCAAATACCAGTGAGGCAAGAAGGCTGGCTCGAGAAAAGGAGTTGATGCAAAAGTTAATCGACCAGCTTCCTAAGTTTGACTATTTCAGCCAAAACTGGCATTACCACCATACAAATTGGTTGCCGTTTTTTTGGCGTGGCTTCAAACAGACGACACGTTATACCTATGTCATTACCGACCTGCGCCATCCGCATAAACTATGGTCAGCCTTTCAGGGAAACGTACGTCGTAATTGTAATACGGCCACTCAACGCTACCATATTGTGATTCGTGACGATCTACCGATCGAAGACTTCATTTCGTTAAACCGCATGACTTTCCAGCGTCAGGGCTTGTCGGTCCCCTATTCGGACGACTATCTTCGCAGACTAGATGCAGCTTGTGCAGAACGAAGCTGCCGTAAGTATTACATCGCGATCGATCCGGAAGGCCGCCACCATGCTGGCTGTTACATCGTCTGGGATGAAAACAGCGCGTATGGTTTGATCAATGGATCTGACCCAACATTGCGTCACAGCGGCGCGCTCAGTCTTTGCTTTTGGCATGCCATTCAAGACGCGGCACAGGTAACCCAGCGCTTCGACTTCGAGGGCTCTGTACTGGAACCGGTAGAACGTTTCGTACGCTGTTTTGGCGCTACGCAAATTCCTTATTTTAATATCAGCAAAGCGCCGGCCTGGATGTCGTTTATGCGCGACGTTATGCATACCGTGAGAAGCCAATAA
- a CDS encoding polysaccharide deacetylase family protein, producing the protein MQFIVCFPDNCCEERQWISSVVLHEFLGIEYQIRYDQEDSVRIQCEGKSLKLADVFFKMAHRRWMEPDTQPTVPLQQWTVSESGLDPDLIDNTVPIIFGSAGFHFDRTNASLGLDVFGSAFFMLSRYEEAVNMQRDQHDRFPAHASLAFREHLLRRPIIDEYVEILWAAIKLLWPQITRRVHRYQTIVSCDVDQPYHPAAKSFRRMARATLGSAVRNRPLTEMFKPARNYLNSRRGDFQHDPYYFTVDWMMDRNEDAGNVVTFNFLPEVTDPAFDDTCAITDPAVIAMLKRIHARRHEIGLHPGYHTYQSIEKTLHGLNKLQEVLRCAGVEQSITGGRNHFLRWSTKTPAVWDATGLRYDSTLSYADHIGFRCGTCREYSMYDLHRRQPLRIKQRPLICMDCSIIVYMGYGLTEKTLSEIGTLKSATKKFHGNFTLLWHNSSLEGERARDLYCEIIK; encoded by the coding sequence ATGCAATTCATCGTATGTTTTCCTGATAATTGTTGTGAAGAGCGGCAGTGGATAAGTTCGGTAGTGCTTCATGAATTTCTAGGTATCGAGTATCAAATTCGGTACGATCAAGAAGACTCGGTACGAATCCAATGTGAAGGAAAGTCGCTAAAACTTGCTGACGTGTTTTTCAAGATGGCGCATCGCAGGTGGATGGAACCAGACACGCAACCGACCGTACCACTGCAACAATGGACCGTATCCGAAAGCGGCCTTGATCCCGACCTGATTGACAATACTGTTCCGATTATCTTCGGCTCTGCCGGATTCCACTTCGATAGAACGAACGCCTCGCTGGGGCTCGATGTTTTCGGCTCGGCGTTTTTCATGCTGTCCAGATACGAAGAAGCGGTCAACATGCAACGCGACCAGCATGACCGCTTTCCCGCCCATGCCAGCCTGGCTTTCCGGGAACACCTGCTTCGGCGTCCTATCATTGATGAATATGTCGAGATTCTGTGGGCCGCAATAAAGTTACTATGGCCCCAGATTACACGTCGTGTGCATCGCTATCAAACCATTGTCAGCTGCGATGTGGATCAACCGTATCACCCAGCGGCGAAATCATTTCGTCGCATGGCGCGGGCAACGTTGGGCAGTGCCGTTCGGAACAGGCCCTTGACAGAAATGTTCAAGCCGGCGCGAAATTATTTGAATAGCCGCCGCGGCGACTTCCAGCATGATCCGTATTACTTCACAGTCGACTGGATGATGGACAGGAATGAAGACGCAGGCAACGTCGTCACCTTCAACTTTTTGCCGGAAGTTACTGATCCTGCATTTGACGATACGTGCGCGATCACGGATCCGGCGGTTATCGCGATGTTAAAGCGAATTCATGCACGACGCCATGAAATCGGCCTTCACCCAGGCTATCACACCTACCAGAGCATCGAGAAAACGCTGCATGGGCTCAATAAGCTTCAAGAGGTATTACGCTGTGCCGGAGTCGAACAGTCCATCACAGGCGGGCGCAATCACTTCTTAAGGTGGTCGACAAAAACACCGGCCGTATGGGACGCCACGGGACTCCGCTACGATAGCACCTTATCCTATGCTGATCATATAGGTTTCAGATGTGGCACGTGCCGCGAATATTCCATGTATGACCTGCATAGGCGTCAGCCCCTTCGTATCAAGCAGCGTCCACTGATTTGCATGGATTGTTCGATTATTGTGTACATGGGTTACGGCTTGACTGAGAAGACATTGTCCGAAATTGGAACACTGAAAAGCGCGACAAAAAAATTTCATGGAAATTTCACGTTATTGTGGCATAACTCGTCGCTCGAAGGCGAACGAGCGCGTGACTTGTACTGTGAAATAATTAAGTAA
- a CDS encoding O-antigen ligase family protein — protein sequence MKAPAMRHLNTPASKIANWAFLMLFPGFFFYHTALGLRVIPPLLGGFFSPVCIAMAPILCAVYAIGLYREKNAHTGVDQAFFGFLLYFVFIIAVNSVFFDADERVVTSHLVAILHFIVVFIVFKFARFDTGTMRATVLLCWLTMTALIFNLANDGFFYLREQDPGIDHEYVATYQGFGRSYLVMFLVLIPFIKSIPARLSVYLIAVAALFVNGSRSDFAGAILAIAVLELLNAKHKLFVVVLAASCIAFFNMQAADTLGIFPENRTLELLDFSAASSWEGRNVAFAHAIETIVKSPWLGGYGSHFDIGGEGEYAHNILSAWVDLGFIGFAWLVLLLTVPLCALAKRLLSSGPTARSAEPLLPLSLIVVTIFLLCTTKEFTYMLIGAALGAYTQYQQRVRQATCISPTGYTTCRPTQSFS from the coding sequence ATGAAAGCGCCCGCGATGAGACATCTTAATACACCCGCATCAAAGATCGCTAACTGGGCTTTTCTAATGCTGTTTCCAGGCTTTTTTTTCTACCATACGGCGCTAGGATTACGGGTAATTCCGCCACTCTTAGGTGGATTTTTTTCGCCAGTCTGCATTGCGATGGCGCCCATTTTGTGTGCCGTATATGCGATTGGCCTCTACCGGGAAAAAAACGCCCATACCGGGGTCGATCAGGCCTTCTTTGGCTTTCTATTGTATTTCGTATTCATTATTGCAGTAAATTCAGTGTTTTTCGATGCCGACGAGAGGGTCGTGACATCACACTTAGTCGCAATATTGCATTTTATTGTTGTATTTATCGTTTTTAAGTTTGCACGTTTTGATACGGGAACAATGCGTGCAACGGTCTTGCTGTGCTGGTTAACGATGACAGCGCTCATATTCAACTTGGCCAACGACGGCTTCTTTTATCTGCGTGAGCAAGATCCCGGAATTGACCACGAATACGTGGCAACATACCAAGGATTCGGACGGTCTTATCTCGTGATGTTTCTGGTATTGATTCCATTTATTAAATCGATACCGGCTCGCCTGTCGGTCTACCTGATTGCGGTAGCCGCATTATTTGTCAATGGCTCCCGTAGCGACTTTGCAGGCGCCATCCTTGCAATCGCCGTACTGGAGCTACTTAATGCTAAGCACAAGTTGTTTGTGGTGGTCCTCGCAGCATCCTGCATCGCTTTTTTTAACATGCAGGCTGCCGACACGCTTGGGATTTTTCCAGAAAACAGGACCCTTGAATTGCTAGATTTTTCAGCGGCGAGTTCTTGGGAAGGAAGGAACGTTGCATTTGCTCATGCGATCGAAACGATTGTAAAGTCTCCTTGGCTAGGTGGCTATGGCAGTCATTTCGATATTGGCGGGGAGGGCGAATATGCGCACAATATTCTGTCTGCATGGGTAGACCTCGGATTTATTGGATTTGCATGGTTGGTCTTGCTTCTTACGGTGCCGCTATGCGCTTTGGCGAAAAGACTGCTTTCCTCAGGTCCAACAGCGCGCTCTGCTGAGCCATTATTGCCGCTTAGCCTGATTGTTGTAACCATTTTCCTCCTTTGCACAACTAAGGAGTTCACCTATATGCTGATAGGCGCAGCTTTAGGGGCATATACGCAATACCAGCAGCGTGTTCGCCAAGCTACATGTATTTCTCCAACCGGGTACACAACCTGCAGACCCACACAAAGTTTCTCTTAA